Within Cucumis melo cultivar AY chromosome 4, USDA_Cmelo_AY_1.0, whole genome shotgun sequence, the genomic segment TCCACAAACAAGTGGCAATTCTATGCTGTCTTTATTCTTTATTCCCCCTTTGGTTCTCTTTTTGTAGTTATTATGTGTACTACAGAGTACCTTCTACAGTTATaaattttttgttcatctttttTCATTACTTTGTTCACTGAGCTAATTGATTTCTATGAATATTAACAAGAAGTTAGTGGGAACTGTGACACTCCACTTATTTATAGATGAAAACTGCATCTACAAAGGCTTTCCAGTTTTGTATTAATTTTCAATAGAACTTTCATTGTAATTgcagcattttttttttctaacaatGAATTCCACGTTGGAATTCAAGTTTTGTCACTCAACTTCTGCAAATCTTGGTCTTAGGTGACGAACTCTTGGTCATAATTGGAACGTAAAAtgattaattaatatttgcaCTATTTTCATAATATTCCCCGACCTTTACTTTCTATAAAAAGGAATAATCGAGACGTTGCTATGTAGAGTTGAATGATATATAAGTGTTGGGGAATAATTTTTGCTATGGAACTTCAACATTTGTAAAATAATGATTATGATAATGACCAAGGGAGACCAAAACGAGCCTTCTAAGTATTTACAATGCTAAAAACTAGAATAGGAGATTATGTACAAgcaaacgaaaaaaaaaaacaatcaaatttgTGCATTCATCAAAACATCTATGAAGAAAAGGGAAAGACAAGGTTAATTTTctagtttaattttgaaaataagtcGTTTGGAAAGAAAAATTTTGAAGTGTTTTAGTAAGCATTCATAATACCTTTTGAAAAACTTTGAAAGTACATTTTAAATTGGTTTTTATGTTCTTTATCAAAActaaaaacaatttaaaataaaattggtttTGGAAACTCTTGTCTTCGTTCAATCCAAAAATACTGTGGATTGCTTTGTCTTCGAATCAATCAAGTGGTTCAGAACATCTATCATCATAGGTCTCTTGTTAGGATCCTTTTCTGTGCATCTCAAAGCCACCAAAACCACCTTCTTAATCTGCTCCCTTCGATCAGAATCTAAAAGTTCTTCCACAAGCATTGGATCAACAATACTATCTATTTCTCCTGTCTCATTCCAACCCGACCGAACCCAAGCAGCTATACTCCCCACCTCAGTAAATGATGCATCCGATGGCTTCTTTCGTGTTATCAGCTCAAGTAAAACAACTCCGTAACTGTAAACATCTGAAGCTTTGTTTTTTGCTGCTGAGAATGCATTCTCTGTCACAAGCCCATAATGCATCAACAAATAATTCAATActtcaaaacaaaaacataattCATAACGTACGTGTAGAATGATACCTGGTGCAATATAGCCAATTGTTCCAGCAAAAGAGGATGAAACTGTTGGTGCAGATGTTTGGTCGAGCAACTTTGCAAGACCAAAATCAGCAATACGAGGTTCCATCTCCGAATCTAGAAGTATATTCTGCGGTTTAATGTCTCGGTGTATTATAGGAGGATCACAATCGTAATGAAGATATATCAACCCATGTGCAATACCAATGGCAATATTATAACGTACTTCCCATGTTAAAGCTGGAGCTGGATTCATCTGATGCAACACATCATCAAGACTCCCATTAGGCTGGTATCTGTAAAGAAGTAAACCATGGTCTTTTCCAAACCAAAAATCTTCCATAGCGATCAGGTTTCGATGTTTGATACGACCAACAGTTTTAATTTCTCTAATCATACTCCGGCTTCCCCCTTTACATCCTCCATATGTTAGCTTTTTTACAGCAAAAGTTCTCTTCGAATCTAGAGATGCCTTATAAACAACTCCATGTGCTCCTCTCCCTATGATGAATCGCTCATCTAGGTTATCAGTGGCCTCTATTACCTTGTGGACAAGCAAAGAAGTTGTTCCTACTTCAGCAAAGGTGTCAAAAGTATCCTTATTTCTTCTGATGTAAACAAACTTATAAACCAACCCAAGAAGCAGAAAAACAATAAAGAGTGAAGATCCAAAAGCTATCATTGCAATTTGAGTATTATTAAGCCGAGAGCTTGAATGACTAGCACAAGTTTTGATACTACTGCTTTCTTTGCAACTTAAGCCATCTGTTTCATCACAGCTGATGCATAACCCAGAGTTACCTAAGAACGATGCGGGATGAGAATTCAGAAACTTCATTAATGTTGGTGGCACAGGACCCGTGAAGAAATTATATGAAATGTTAAGCTCAACTAACAACGAACTTAGTTCACCAAGAACTCTTATACTTCCAGTCAAATTATTGTGAGATATATCTAAATTCTCTACCATGACCAGATTTTTCAGCTCAGAAGGTATTTGGCCAGTTAACACATTGTCACTGAAATTCAGGGAATAAAACATATTCTTCCAACCTCCAATAGATGAAGGAATTTCTCCTCCAAACAAATTGCCACCAAGATCTAGCACTGAAAGGCTTTCAAGTTCTGATAATACATTTGGAATGCCTCCAGTAAATCGATTCTCTGTTAAAATCAATGTGGATATAACTTTCCAGCCAGCCAAACTACTAGATATTGAACCATTCAATAAATTGAATCCTACATCAAAATTATTCAACTTGGTACAATTTGACAGCGAGGGTGGCAAAGGTCCTTCCAAGAAGTTGTGAGACAAGCTCAAACTTTGAATATTCATAAGGTTTCCCAGCTCATTTGGTACAAGACCTGTAAGCTTGTTCCTAGACAAATCAACTGAGGTAAGATTGATGCAGTTGCCCAAACTTAACGGAATTTTTCCATTGAGGTTATTTTCACTGGCATCCATGAACTGAAGGCCATGATTTCTCATAAATTCTGGCAGAACTCCTGTTAGATTATTCCTTCTCAAAATCAACCTCTGAAGAGACACACAGGTCCCAATATCTGAAGGTATGCTACCCTGAAATTGATTCAAACCTAAATTTAACACCCTTAATGTCTTTCCAAAGCATAGATTAGGTGGAATTTGACCAGTGAACTTGTTATTAGTAAACTCCACTTGGACTAAGCTTCTGTTGAGTCCCAGACTTTGAGGTATGACACCAGAAAACTGATTGTTGAATAAAGAAATATTTTTGAGGTGCTTGAGTTCAGTTATTATCAATGGAAGTTCCCCGGAAAGATTGTTGTTATACACAAGAATATGCTGGAGACTTGGAATCTTCCAAATGCTAATAGGAATCTGACCAATCAAATGGTTCGAAAACAATTGAAGGACCTCTAATCTACTTAGCAAACCCAGTTCACTAGGGATACGTCCCTCAAATTGGTTGACGTACAAATCCAATTCTTTCAAGGATTTGCAAGCCCCAAATTCAGGAGGTATATTCCCAGACAGTTGATTTTTAGAGAGATCAAGAACTGAAAGCTTACTTAGGCGGCCAAAAGAGGAAGGAATATGACCTGTTAAACTGGAATTTACAATAAGTAAGGTTCTTAGGCCACTACAGTTGCCCAACCCGGCAGGTATACCTCCTGTATAACTATTGAATGACAAATCTATATATTCTAAACTCAGACAACCTCCTGACCCCAAAGGAATTGGACCATGGAGATTGTTTCGGCTTACACCTAGATTAACAAGATTATCAAGATTGTTAAAACTATCGGGCAATGTTCCTACTAACTGGTTCCCATCCAAATAAAGATCCTCCAATTGACTACAGTTCCCTAGGGAAGAAGGTATTGTACCAGAAAACTCATTTTCATACAGATACAAATGAAACAGCCGACTCCAATTCCCCACAATTGAAGGGATAGAACCGTTGAGATTGTTTCCACTAAGATACACATACTGCAAATTAAGATTCGGAAATAAGGAGTCGGGTATTGCACCAGTTAGAACATTGTCATGGAAGTTCAAAAACGTCAAGTTCCTAAGGAGAGTTAATGACTGAGGAATTTCTCCACCAAATTGGTTGAAGGAGAGATCCAAGTACTCTAAATGGCTACAGTTACCAATCCCATAAGGAATTTCACCAGAGAAACCGTTGGTGGTCAAATCAATAGTACGCAAGTGGGTCAAACGTGCAATTTCATGTCCAAGCTGACCCGAAACATCATAATACGAGAGATTGAAAGTGATGACACGAAGGTTTTGATCACATTGAATCCCAGCCCAAGAACAGGGAGTGGAATCAGAAGCATTCCAAAGAGGGATAAAAGGGGTGTGAGTATTCCAGCGGCTTTGGAGCGATAATAAAGTCAACCCATCTGAGGTTAAAGCAAAAACAACATAGAGAGGGAAGGAGAAGAATACCAGTAGGAAGAAATGGCGGGAATGAAGCAGCATAACAACAAAACCCACATGAATTGCAGCAGAGTTGAGAGTGGAggatagagagaaagaaattagGGGTAAGAAAGTTGAAGAATGGAAAGTTGAAGAATGGAAAGTTGGAAGTGAAAAAGGAAATGAAAATGAGTGAAGGGGGGGATAGGTGGCGGCAGTTTAAGAATCGGGTGGAACACTCAAACTCAAAATCAAAACCCTTGTATGAACATGGGGAATCACTTCCTCGCACTCTATTCTAAGCTTAGTGGTAGTTGATAGGTTGGAAAGTCAAATCATCGACTCTCATGAGTGTTTCTTTCGTATTAATTAGCTTCAGAAATCCTTtcaattcttttcttcttcgaaAAATAACTATTTATATCTCATGAACTAAAATCTTAAATTAATACCATTTTTTCAATTCGCATCTTTCATCAACACATttcaattaatattttttttaaaaaaataatataaaataaaaaaattcaaaattagcAAATAAAAATTTAAGTGATTTTTATGTAAAGGAAACGTGTAAAGATGGTTGGAAGTATGAACATGTAAATGCAAATTTAATACCGGGAATACAAATTACAAATATCATATACATTGTTTTCTCCATATCTAGttattttttagtttctttGTGTTGTTTTAATTCTCTTCTAAATAAGATACCAAAATTATGATACTGCTAATACCCATCTATCATCTATTAgtgaattttgttatttttaaatgatagttttgtcatttaaaataattatcgTATACACAATTTtattaaagataaattaaaatgaTGAACTAAAGCAATTGTTTATTCGATTTAAATTTAGCACCTTGAAAATTTGAGAATAAACTTTTGTAgttcaaattattttaaataataaaaatgttaaaattatttgtaaaatataacaaaatttcaaaatctatttgaataaattttaaaattttgttatatttgttaaatattttaattcattttgttatattaaaaaaaacccCAAATCTATGGATGTGAGTAATAGATGAGAATTCTTTTTTCATTCTTCTGTATTCACACACCCActtaattgaaaaagaaaaaaagagaataatTTTTGTCTTtaatctttattattattttcaatttattactatttattattattattttgtgtataagtaaaaaagtcaaagttttcTTATGAAGAATTGAATGGTTTGTATCGTAGTAGGCCTTTGAAAAATATGGTACGAGGAAAATGCTAATATATTTGTTCAAACATCATTTCCTTCATTATTTATTAGGTGCagtattttattctatttttatttaactagaaacaaaaaatattttcttttgatgactttttgttattattattataatttcttaTAGTAGAGTAATGCTAGTTATGATAGAACAGGAATAAGTAATTAAACTTTTAATCTCTAAGTTGGTAATACaaatattatatcaatttagTTATATTCGTTTTAGTGCATTCAAATTAAATTGTAGTTTTTTCTTCTCAAAATCGAAAATAATTATGTCAAGGAATCCCTTTTTTCTCTATGAAATTTTCTTTGCACAAAAAGCTTACTTCATCCTTGAACACTAAAGAAAAAACTAGATTAAACGTGGGAGGGAAGTAAAAATTTTACCTCTCATCAAGTTATTCAAATATTCATAGTTCAAAGGAATCAGCAATCGTTCCTTTCTTGTATTAAAATTTCCAGaattttttaattctaaaataatttaaatcacttttctttaattatttttgtcaTTCTTAAATTACTTccaaaaacatatttttatgTCACTTAAAATCAATTGTGATGTAATAAAAATTAGATTCAAaagtataaaataaaacatttaattgATTATTTGCAATATTTTAAGCCTTAAAAATTACTTAAAAATATTCTCAAACATACACTAAAGAAATATATACGACAGGCTAAAACAAGCTTTTTGACAACCTCTAAAGAAATCTAATCCTCACAGCCATAACAATATACAAAATATACTGATGGACTGTTATACTATCCTTAAATCATTTTGAGTATTTATCAAAAATGCTTAGGGTAGAAGGAAAAAGCTTGGTTAGTCATATGTGCTCTACCGACTAATCTTTAAATCAATCAAGTGATCGACAATATCTCTCATCGTTGGTCTCTTGTTAGGCTCATTTTCTGTGCATCTCAAAGCCACAAGAACCACCTGAATCATCTGCTCCCTATGATCCAAATTAGCAAGTTCTTCCTCAAGCTTTGGATCAACAATTCTATCTATTTCATCTGTCTCGTTCCAAACCAACCGAATCCAAGCCATGATATTCCCGACTTCCATAAATGATGGATCTGATGGCTTCTTTCCTGTTACCATCTCGAGTAAAACCACCCCATAACTGTACACATCAGAGGCTTTGGTCTTCGCTGCTGAAAATGCATTCTCTGTCACAACCACATAACATATCACAACACAATTCAATTCACACCGAAAACAAAACACATGAG encodes:
- the LOC103501980 gene encoding receptor-like protein kinase, which translates into the protein MLLHSRHFFLLVFFSFPLYVVFALTSDGLTLLSLQSRWNTHTPFIPLWNASDSTPCSWAGIQCDQNLRVITFNLSYYDVSGQLGHEIARLTHLRTIDLTTNGFSGEIPYGIGNCSHLEYLDLSFNQFGGEIPQSLTLLRNLTFLNFHDNVLTGAIPDSLFPNLNLQYVYLSGNNLNGSIPSIVGNWSRLFHLYLYENEFSGTIPSSLGNCSQLEDLYLDGNQLVGTLPDSFNNLDNLVNLGVSRNNLHGPIPLGSGGCLSLEYIDLSFNSYTGGIPAGLGNCSGLRTLLIVNSSLTGHIPSSFGRLSKLSVLDLSKNQLSGNIPPEFGACKSLKELDLYVNQFEGRIPSELGLLSRLEVLQLFSNHLIGQIPISIWKIPSLQHILVYNNNLSGELPLIITELKHLKNISLFNNQFSGVIPQSLGLNRSLVQVEFTNNKFTGQIPPNLCFGKTLRVLNLGLNQFQGSIPSDIGTCVSLQRLILRRNNLTGVLPEFMRNHGLQFMDASENNLNGKIPLSLGNCINLTSVDLSRNKLTGLVPNELGNLMNIQSLSLSHNFLEGPLPPSLSNCTKLNNFDVGFNLLNGSISSSLAGWKVISTLILTENRFTGGIPNVLSELESLSVLDLGGNLFGGEIPSSIGGWKNMFYSLNFSDNVLTGQIPSELKNLVMVENLDISHNNLTGSIRVLGELSSLLVELNISYNFFTGPVPPTLMKFLNSHPASFLGNSGLCISCDETDGLSCKESSSIKTCASHSSSRLNNTQIAMIAFGSSLFIVFLLLGLVYKFVYIRRNKDTFDTFAEVGTTSLLVHKVIEATDNLDERFIIGRGAHGVVYKASLDSKRTFAVKKLTYGGCKGGSRSMIREIKTVGRIKHRNLIAMEDFWFGKDHGLLLYRYQPNGSLDDVLHQMNPAPALTWEVRYNIAIGIAHGLIYLHYDCDPPIIHRDIKPQNILLDSEMEPRIADFGLAKLLDQTSAPTVSSSFAGTIGYIAPENAFSAAKNKASDVYSYGVVLLELITRKKPSDASFTEVGSIAAWVRSGWNETGEIDSIVDPMLVEELLDSDRREQIKKVVLVALRCTEKDPNKRPMMIDVLNHLIDSKTKQSTVFLD